The proteins below are encoded in one region of Podarcis raffonei isolate rPodRaf1 chromosome 6, rPodRaf1.pri, whole genome shotgun sequence:
- the LOC128416601 gene encoding protein ABHD16B-like, whose protein sequence is MCYKMKTYLMIKDSCVFKKCPVEYRWDEAGTSTVANGHSSSSITINNQNPQGMLTVPQEGAVAESSRSSIFHSFKHCSSKFARYAIAHSIGRWLLYPGSVCLLNKVPPNILVNARTRLIEDFHGKRAKLIARDGNEIDTMFVDRRKRKSPEKRGMQLVICCEGNGSFYEVGCFFTPLKAGYSVLGWNHPGFGRSTGKPYPANDVNAMDVVIQYAIRRLGFALPDIAIYGYSLGSYTATWAAKTYPELGGLVLDASFDSLLPLAMKVMAKSWKKLVVKTVTEHFNLNVAEMLCQYPGPVLLVRRTLDEITSTHFYSKSKLPVIKTNRANELLLQLLRCRYPDLISEEEEVVRSWLAADCPQMDNLIYSFFYEVDEDWCLQTLRGYKASLGSNCSFPWHVGKNLHPAKRMQMALFLAKKHLKNVETTHGRTLPPNEFQMPWKL, encoded by the coding sequence ATGTGTTACAAAATGAAGACCTACTTGATGATCAAAGACAGCTGTGTGTTCAAGAAGTGCCCAGTGGAATATCGCTGGGATGAGGCCGGGACCAGCACCGTCGCCAatggacacagcagcagcagcatcaccatCAACAACCAGAACCCCCAAGGGATGCTTACAGTCCCCCAAGAGGGCGCCGTGGCAGAGAGCTCCAGATCCAGCATCTTCCACTCCTTCAAGCATTGCTCCAGCAAGTTCGCCAGGTATGCCATTGCTCACTCCATCGGCCGCTGGCTGCTCTACCCAGGTTCCGTTTGCCTCTTGAACAAAGTCCCGCCCAATATACTAGTGAATGCTCGAACTCGCCTCATTGAGGATTTCCATGGGAAACGGGCTAAACTGATTGCTCGTGATGGGAACGAAATCGACACTATGTTTGTggacaggaggaagaggaaaagtcCAGAGAAACGAGGGATGCAGCTGGTGATCTGCTGCGAAGGGAATGGCAGTTTCTATGAGGTCGGATGCTTTTTCACCCCACTGAAGGCCGGGTACTCTGTCCTGGGGTGGAACCACCCCGGTTTCGGCAGGAGCACGGGCAAACCCTATCCGGCGAATGACGTCAATGCTATGGATGTGGTCATCCAATATGCCATACGCCGGctgggttttgccctgccagacattgCCATCTACGGCTACTCCTTAGGGAGCTACACAGCCACCTGGGCTGCGAAGACTTATCCGGAGCTAGGCGGGTTGGTACTGGACGCCTCCTTTGACAGCTTGCTCCCTTTGGCCATGAAGGTGATGGCAAAGAGCTGGAAGAAGCTGGTGGTCAAGACCGTGACGGAGCACTTCAACCTCAACGTGGCGGAGATGCTGTGTCAGTACCCCGGTCCAGTGCTGCTCGTCAGGAGGACGTTGGACGAAATCACCAGCACCCACTTCTACTCGAAGAGCAAGCTGCCTGTCATCAAGACCAACCGGGCCAACGAGCTGCTCCTGCAGCTCTTGAGGTGCCGTTACCCCGACCTTATAtccgaggaggaggaagtggtgcGCAGCTGGCTGGCTGCTGACTGCCCTCAGATGGACAACCTCATCTACAGCTTCTTCTACGAAGTGGATGAGGACTGGTGCCTCCAAACGCTCCGCGGCTACAAAGCCAGCCTTGGCTCAAACTGCAGCTTCCCATGGCACGTCGGGAAGAACCTTCACCCCGCGAAGAGGATGCAGATGGCCTTGTTTTTGGCCAAGAAGCACCTGAAGAACGTGGAGACCACCCATGGAAGAACTTTGCCACCAAACGAATTTCAGATGCCCTGGAAGCTCTAG